A single genomic interval of Falco cherrug isolate bFalChe1 chromosome 8, bFalChe1.pri, whole genome shotgun sequence harbors:
- the CD14 gene encoding monocyte differentiation antigen CD14 — protein sequence MNVAVLPVLWLWLLEAEGRCFFNRTQEHCVCYSLSQESLSSIIRCLPASVVEFYGGELKTYVDFPIRNLDPSAIDMLGSLVIRKIIVGDLLVPEVLLAQVLRFFSYTQVQELVFENCIFDGRGNWDKMDGQNLPILSLHFHNVTSAPLTGREQDFSSLSSWLETLQELAVTGSHVTSLPCGIGRVFRALRYLNMAQNSLGDESLMPAFCKGAFPQLQVLSLQRNNLTSYHGVCRSIQLLHELQHLDLSQNQLMADLSASCQWPVSLQIFNLSNTGLDEVLTPLPPSLEVLDMSCNHLHAVDISLSSLKKLFLSQNMLQAAPSIRNCPMLDTLHLDNNSIRELPWDEVKLLGQLRDVAVANNPYNCSCSGAGGLQALVSMGHLGQGWPQDYTCHSPPHYQGRLVKDVQVSVLQCNSAAVIAPVCIALALFGVAGVICLLRSRPRLIRP from the coding sequence ATGAATGTGGCTGTTCTCCCTGtcctgtggctgtggctgttggAGGCAGAAGGCAGGTGCTTCTTCAATCGCACTCAGGAGCACTGTGTGTgctacagcctgtcccaggaaAGCCTAAGCAGCATCATCCGGTGCCTCCCAGCCTCTGTCGTGGAGTTTTACGGGGGAGAGCTGAAGACATATGTAGACTTCCCCATCAGAAACCTGGACCCCTCCGCCATTGACATGCTGGGCTCCCTTGTCATCAGGAAAATAATTGTTGGTGATCTCCTGGTGCCTGAGGTACTCCTTGCCCAAGTCCTGAGGTTCTTCTCCTACACCCAGGTGCAAGAACTGGTGTTTGAGAACTGCATTTTCGATGGGAGAGGCAACTGGGATAAAATGGATGGCCAGAACTTGCCCATATTGTCCCTGCACTTCCACAACGTGACATCTGCCCCACTGACAGGCCGTGAGCAGGACTTCTCTAGTCTGAGCAGCTGGCTGGAGACCCTACAGGAGCTGGCTGTCACTGGGTCCCATGTCACCAGCCTGCCCTGTGGCATCGGAAGGGTGTTCAGAGCTCTGCGGTACCTGAACATGGCACAAAACAGCCTTGGGGATGAGAGCTTGATGCCCGCCTTCTGTAAAGGGGCTTTCCCTCAGCTCCAGGTACTGAGTCTGCAACGCAATAACCTAACGTCCTACCATGGTGTGTGCAGAAGCATTCAACTGCTGCATGAGCTCCAGCATCTAGATCTCAGCCAGAACCAGCTCATGGCAGACCTGTCTGCCTCTTGTCAGTGGCCAGTGTCCCTCCAAATTTTTAACTTGTCCAACACTGGCTTGGATGAAGTCCTCACACCTCTGCCTCCCAGTCTAGAAGTGTTGGACATGAGCTGCAACCACCTCCATGCTGTAGACATCTCCCTCAGCTCCCTGAAGAAGCTATTCCTGAGCCAAAACATGCTGCAGGCTGCCCCCTCCATCAGGAATTGTCCCATGTTGGACACCCTCCACCTAGACAATAACTCGATTAGAGAGCTGCCGTGGGATGAGGTGAAGCTCTTGGGACAGCTGCGGGATGTGGCTGTGGCTAACAATCCCTACAACTGCTCATGctccggggccggggggctccaggcactggTGAGCATGGGGCACCttgggcagggctggccccaggaCTACACGTGTCACTCCCCACCTCACTACCAGGGCAGGCTGGTGAAGGACGTGCAGGTCTCGGTGCTGCAGTGTAACAGTGCTGCAGTGATTGCCCCTGTATGCATTGCCCTTGCCCTGTTTGGTGTGGCTGGGGTCATCTGCTTGCTCAGATCCAGGCCCAGGCTCATCCGGCCCTGA